The following are from one region of the Littorina saxatilis isolate snail1 linkage group LG2, US_GU_Lsax_2.0, whole genome shotgun sequence genome:
- the LOC138959978 gene encoding NAD-dependent protein deacetylase sirtuin-1-like gives MESEGEKQDYEPLSKRLRLDPDREDAATTSELTDDRYEPGEADSSSSAENMQGGGGDCDSDDSSDDIDNLSGISNLSELNDQCDESSWQPIAGPISWVQRQMTLGVNPRTLLKNVLGDEYEIDDDVDEFKLWNVIINIVMEPRPRKKLPDFNTLDDVVGLLKKCNNILVLTGAGVSVSCGIPDFRSRDGVYARLAKDFPNLPDPQSMFDIDFFKTDQRPFFKFAKEIYPGQFEPSPCHKFIKLLETHGKLLRNYTQNIDTLENVAGIENVIECHGSFATATCRVCGHSCDAEAIRKDIFNQQIPRCPKCSPDIEQAVMKPDIVFFGESLPQKFHKQMALDKNECDLLIVIGSSLKVRPVALIPSAIPPNVPQIIINREPLHKSLNFDVELLGNCDDIISELCKRLGEGWDHLALPGPPAQEVNYFRDVPHPPELPVPPGEKGETTEDPVDHNADSGLGVFGGGSSKGAGHVTHPSSHAGGTEFLGLSNTDRLEWLSSSDSGAESATTPDIHGHIDLAVGAHTQCGDRSKAVSSQESGDSHVSSSGPVSHHCVRCSQASAQGECDCGREKLTCQVPLTADTSSHTQSVKLSTASEETTHHPSSSSSLSHHSRQRSSSESRHSTEPHSTRNGHSPRKRNNSHSHSQGHGEKEKIDIEKESKQDNSHCSHTDTIEQIRQMWVPRRRMSVASRMAENQIVFVPPNRYIFRGAEVYSSSEDSSDVESVGDEDTMPPGSVSPTLQDHDADNSLEDKEIDAEKMGEAAGIIVSSSSAVSRKDKGRTLGDSGGTGQGDSSLKSDSDTTLESKRSFSKI, from the exons ATGGAATCGGAAGGCGAAAAACAGGACTACGAACCTCTTTCAAAACGACTCCGACTTGATCCTGATAGGGAAGATGCTGCAACAACATCTGAACTAACGGATGACAGATATGAGCCAG GTGAAGCTGACAGCAGTAGCAGCGCAGAAAACATGCAG GGTGGAGGCGGTGACTGTGACTCTGATGACAGCAGTGATGACATTGACAACCTGAGTGGAATCAGCAACCTCTCTGAGCTCAACGACCAGTGTGATGAAAGCTCATGGCAACCAATAGCAG GTCCGATATCTTGGGTGCAGCGTCAGATGACCTTGGGAGTGAATCCACGCACACTGCTGAAGAATGTCCTGGGCGATGAGTACGAGATTGACGATGATGTGGATGAGTTCAAGCTGTGGAACGTCATCATCAACATTGTGATGGAGCCCAGGCCACGCAAGAAACTGCCCGACTTCAACACTCTTGACGACGTCGTTGGCTTGCTCAAAAAGTGTAACAACATCCTGGTGCTGACAGGGGCAGGG GTTTCCGTGTCCTGTGGGATACCAGACTTCCGGTCTCGCGATGGAGTGTACGCCAGACTGGCCAAGGACTTTCCCAACCTGCCTGATCCACAGTCCATGTTTGACATCGACTTCTTCAAGACCGATCAGCGACCATTCTTTAAGTTCGCCAAG GAAATCTACCCAGGTCAGTTTGAGCCTTCCCCCTGCCACAAGTTTATCAAGCTACTTGAAACACACGGAAAGCTTCTGCGAAACTACACACAGAACATTGACACCCTAGAAAATGTTGCTGGCATTGAAAATGTCATCGAGTGTCATG GTTCCTTTGCCACTGCCACGTGTAGAGTGTGCGGCCACAGTTGTGATGCTGAAGCCATTCGGAAGGACATCTTCAACCAG CAAATCCCCAGATGTCCTAAGTGCAGCCCTGACATTGAGCAAGCTGTGATGAAGCCCGACATTGTTTTCTTTGGAGAAAGTCTGCCACAGAAATTCCACAAGCAGATGGCCTTGGACAAGAACGAGTGTGATCTGCTCATTGTGATTGGTTCCAGCCTCAAAGTGCGACCTGTCGCTCTCATTCCCT CTGCCATTCCTCCGAACGTTCCACAGATCATCATCAACAGAGAACCGCTGCACAAGAGCCTCAACTTTGACGTGGAGTTGTTAGGCAATTGCGATGACATCATCAGCGAGCTGTGTAAGAGGCTGGGCGAGGGGTGGGACCACCTGGCTCTTCCTGGGCCCCCAGCACAGGAGGTGAACTATTTCCGGGACGTTCCCCATCCTCCAGAGCTACCAGTGCCGCCAGGAGAGAAGGGGGAGACAACCGAGGATCCGGTGGATCATAATGCTGACAGCGGACTCGGCGTCTTTGGTGGCGGCTCTTCCAAAGGAGCGGGTCATGTGACCCATCCCAGCAGTCACGCGGGTGGCACTGAATTTCTCGGGTTGTCCAACACAGACAGGCTTGAATGGCTGAGCTCTTCTGACAGTGGGGCGGAATCTGCTACAACACCTGACATCCACGGCCACATTGACCTTGCCGTAGGGGCTCACACACAGTGTGGGGACAGGTCAAAGGCAGTCTCTTCACAGGAGTCAGGGGACTCTCACGTCTCATCTTCTGGACCCGTGTCTCACCACTGTGTGCGCTGCAGCCAGGCTTCGGCTCAAGGGGAATGTGATTGTGGCAGAGAGAAGCTCACTTGTCAGGTGCCTCTCACTGCAGATACTTCATCACATACACAGAGTGTCAAACTATCGACAGCTAGTGAAGAAACCACACATCATCCgtcttcatcatcgtcgttgtcTCATCACAGTCGGCAGAGAAGTTCGTCTGAATCGCGGCACAGCACTGAACCCCATTCCACAAGAAACGGACACTCACCTCGAAAGCGTAACAACTCTCATTCGCACAGCCAGGGCCACGGAGAGAAGGAAAAGATCGACATTGAGAAAGAGTCGAAGCAGGACAATTCTCACTGTTCGCACACAGACACCATAGAACAAATACGCCAGATGTGGGTACCTCGACGTCGGATGAGCGTTGCCAGCCGAATGGCGG AGAACCAGATTGTCTTCGTTCCACCAAACCGATATATTTTCCGAGGAGCAGAGGTGTACTCGTCATCTGAAGACAGCAGTGATGTGGAGAGTGTGGGCGATGAGGACACGATGCCGCCTGGAAGCGTCAGCCCGACCTTGCAGGACCACGATGCTGACAACAGTCTGGAGGACAAGGAAATAGACGCTGAGAAGATGGGTGAAGCTGCTGGTATCATTGTGTCATCATCATCTGCTGTTTCCCGTAAGGATAAAGGCAGGACCCTGGGTGACTCAGGTGGCACTGGCCAGGGCGATAGCTCTCTCAAGTCTGATTCTGATACCACCTTGGAAAGCAAGAGATCCTTTTCTAAGATATGA